A stretch of Methanobrevibacter sp. YE315 DNA encodes these proteins:
- a CDS encoding ABC transporter ATP-binding protein, producing the protein MLKMEDVSFTYNNNGDTQNLSDINLNVKEGEVILLCGESGCGKTSITRFLNGLIPNFFDGKREGNVYLGNDLISEMKIYEISKHIGSVFQNPKTQFFNVDTTSELVFGCENLSMNVDEIKKRLDCVVDDFDIFNLVDKNIFKLSGGEKQKIACASVSAVSPDVLVLDEPSSNLDSKSSWDFEFIIRKWKEQKKTVIIAEHKLFFLGDVVDRVIFLKDGKITNEWSIDEFKNINHRDLGLRQLNLDNIELKRKEYYSKNQEFLELKNFKFNYGKTQVLDIDDVKIPKNEIIAIIGKNGAGKSTFANCLCGLKKSCKGELVFNGKSLKRKDRLKKSYMVMQDVNHQLFTESVLDEVLLSMDEDDLELAEDILRNLNLIHLKDAHPMALSGGEKQRVAIASAIASKKEILIFDEPTSGLDLRNMMKVSENLRYLQGLGITSFIITHDFELICESCSHILHFDDGKIIDNYKIDEQKLKDFFLRGSQ; encoded by the coding sequence TTGCTTAAAATGGAAGATGTTTCATTCACATATAATAATAATGGCGATACTCAAAATCTGTCTGATATAAATTTGAATGTTAAAGAAGGGGAAGTTATTCTGCTTTGTGGCGAGTCAGGCTGCGGAAAAACATCAATCACACGTTTTTTAAATGGACTGATTCCGAATTTCTTCGATGGTAAACGTGAAGGAAATGTTTATTTGGGTAATGATTTAATCAGTGAAATGAAGATATATGAAATTTCAAAGCATATTGGATCAGTTTTTCAAAATCCAAAAACCCAGTTCTTCAATGTTGATACGACAAGCGAACTTGTTTTTGGATGTGAAAATTTATCCATGAACGTTGATGAGATTAAAAAAAGGCTAGATTGTGTAGTTGATGACTTTGACATATTCAATCTGGTTGATAAAAATATTTTTAAGTTATCCGGCGGTGAAAAGCAAAAGATTGCTTGTGCATCAGTATCGGCGGTATCTCCCGATGTTCTTGTTCTAGATGAACCATCATCCAACTTGGATTCCAAGTCAAGCTGGGATTTTGAATTCATAATTAGGAAATGGAAAGAGCAGAAAAAAACAGTAATTATTGCCGAACATAAATTATTCTTTTTAGGTGATGTCGTTGACAGGGTAATATTTCTTAAAGACGGAAAAATTACAAACGAATGGTCAATCGATGAATTTAAAAACATAAATCATCGAGATTTGGGTTTAAGGCAATTAAATTTGGACAATATAGAATTAAAAAGAAAAGAATATTACTCCAAGAATCAGGAATTTTTGGAACTTAAAAATTTTAAATTTAACTATGGAAAAACTCAAGTTTTAGACATTGATGATGTTAAAATTCCTAAAAACGAAATCATAGCCATCATTGGTAAAAATGGTGCCGGAAAGTCAACATTTGCAAATTGTTTGTGCGGTCTTAAAAAATCATGCAAGGGCGAGTTAGTCTTCAATGGAAAATCCTTAAAAAGAAAGGATAGGCTTAAAAAATCTTATATGGTGATGCAGGATGTAAATCATCAGCTATTTACAGAAAGTGTCCTTGATGAAGTTTTGTTGAGTATGGATGAAGATGATTTGGAATTAGCTGAAGATATTCTTAGGAATTTGAACCTGATTCATCTAAAAGATGCCCATCCAATGGCATTATCCGGTGGTGAAAAGCAAAGGGTAGCTATTGCATCGGCAATTGCATCTAAAAAGGAAATATTGATTTTTGATGAGCCAACAAGTGGTCTTGATTTAAGGAATATGATGAAAGTTTCTGAAAACTTAAGGTATCTGCAGGGATTAGGGATAACTTCATTCATCATAACCCATGATTTCGAATTAATCTGTGAGTCTTGTTCCCATATCCTGCATTTTGATGATGGCAAAATCATTGATAATTATAAGATTGATGAACAAAAACTGAAAGATTTCTTTTTAAGGGGGTCTCAATAG
- a CDS encoding energy-coupling factor transporter transmembrane component T yields MGLELNFNLDPRTKIIILVVLSFMVFNDVSLYISGILVLIPFICLFFTNHKKSAWLYIAVYLLAKYIQIFILPTATGLMAIILITFSYTASRMLPILMMGYYTITTTKVSEFIASMEKSNIPRYVIIPVSVVFRYIPSVYEEIKSITNAMKMRGFGLNIKSLKNPLKLIEFYMIPILISAVKTADELSAASLTRGLSNPEPRTHLLQVKLTKLDYSLIAITFIGFGIYAYGFLRGVLIA; encoded by the coding sequence ATGGGATTAGAACTAAATTTTAACTTAGATCCAAGAACTAAAATCATTATTTTAGTTGTTTTAAGTTTCATGGTTTTTAATGATGTGTCATTATATATTAGTGGAATTTTAGTTTTAATTCCATTTATTTGTTTATTTTTCACAAACCATAAAAAATCAGCATGGCTTTATATTGCTGTTTATTTATTGGCTAAATATATTCAAATTTTTATTCTTCCTACAGCAACAGGATTGATGGCAATTATACTAATTACTTTTAGTTATACTGCTTCTAGAATGTTGCCAATTCTTATGATGGGATATTATACTATAACAACTACTAAAGTAAGCGAATTCATTGCGTCTATGGAAAAAAGTAATATTCCCCGATATGTCATTATTCCCGTTTCAGTTGTTTTTAGATATATCCCATCAGTTTATGAAGAAATTAAATCAATAACTAATGCAATGAAAATGAGAGGCTTTGGATTAAATATCAAATCCTTGAAAAACCCTTTAAAACTAATAGAATTTTATATGATTCCTATTTTGATTAGTGCAGTTAAAACAGCAGATGAACTCTCAGCCGCCTCTCTAACAAGAGGACTCAGCAATCCGGAGCCAAGAACTCATTTACTTCAAGTAAAATTGACCAAACTGGATTACTCACTTATAGCAATAACATTCATTGGTTTTGGAATATATGCATATGGTTTTTTAAGAGGTGTCTTGATTGCTTAA
- a CDS encoding MptD family putative ECF transporter S component, protein MSERLNVHDLITVGIFAVILIVLIFAFGMLGYIPILMLALPILAALICGIPYMLFLTRVSKFGMVTLLGLILGIVMFLSGHTWVPIVVFTLFAFIADCILKMGNYSSIKNSIISHGVFIMGIMGNMLPFFILRDYFMEAMRASMGNDYVNVIAPFLNNGVLVILFILTFIAGVASAYVGKIVLKKHFEKAGIA, encoded by the coding sequence ATGTCTGAAAGATTAAATGTACATGATTTAATTACTGTGGGTATTTTTGCAGTGATTTTAATAGTATTAATTTTCGCATTTGGAATGTTGGGTTATATTCCGATTTTAATGTTGGCATTGCCAATTTTAGCAGCATTAATTTGTGGAATTCCATACATGCTCTTCTTAACAAGAGTTTCTAAATTTGGAATGGTTACATTGCTAGGGCTGATTCTGGGAATTGTAATGTTTTTAAGCGGCCATACATGGGTGCCAATTGTTGTATTTACTTTATTTGCATTCATTGCAGATTGTATCTTAAAAATGGGTAATTACTCATCAATTAAAAATTCAATTATTAGTCATGGTGTTTTTATAATGGGAATAATGGGTAATATGTTGCCATTTTTCATTTTAAGAGACTATTTCATGGAAGCAATGCGCGCTTCAATGGGAAATGATTATGTTAATGTCATTGCCCCATTCCTTAACAATGGTGTTTTAGTAATATTATTTATTTTAACATTCATTGCAGGTGTTGCAAGTGCTTATGTTGGAAAAATTGTGCTCAAAAAACACTTTGAAAAGGCAGGTATAGCTTAG
- a CDS encoding isoprenylcysteine carboxylmethyltransferase family protein encodes MYENHLPIFGVGPYLVLIIGIITIIFSISSYYHLIPVYKINELNMVFFILGVILISLGIVFWISAVLVSKISDEVENNKLVTTGIYAYVRHPIYAAFFYAATGLILISQNILLFILPVFFWAFLTVAMINTEEKWLIERYSDDYRDYSKKVNRFIPKVI; translated from the coding sequence ATGTATGAGAATCATTTGCCAATTTTTGGTGTAGGACCATATTTAGTTTTAATAATTGGAATCATAACTATAATTTTCTCCATATCCTCATACTACCATTTAATTCCAGTTTATAAGATAAATGAATTAAATATGGTCTTTTTTATTTTAGGAGTAATATTAATAAGTTTAGGGATTGTTTTTTGGATTTCAGCAGTTCTGGTCTCAAAAATAAGTGATGAAGTTGAAAACAATAAATTAGTTACAACAGGGATATATGCTTATGTAAGGCACCCTATTTATGCCGCATTTTTTTATGCTGCAACCGGATTAATATTAATCTCTCAGAATATCCTCCTATTTATCTTGCCCGTATTTTTCTGGGCATTTCTAACAGTTGCAATGATAAATACTGAAGAAAAGTGGTTAATTGAGAGATATAGTGATGATTATAGGGATTATTCTAAAAAAGTTAATAGATTCATACCAAAGGTGATTTAA